The proteins below are encoded in one region of Sander lucioperca isolate FBNREF2018 chromosome 11, SLUC_FBN_1.2, whole genome shotgun sequence:
- the LOC116058727 gene encoding proteoglycan 4-like: protein MDSSSKKSKQRSERPSSPEDLNPPTIMKERRRKGESFLSCAENKPSTTRQHVRRFESPSSSSSEDKQPSTPRRKQAWIGESPSSSSSEDDEPSTTRQRVRRFESPFSSSSEDKQPSTPRRKQAWIGESPSSSSSEDEPSTPRQRVRRFESPSSSSSEDDQRSTTRQQERKDVSSLFFVGTNMKERRQKENTPSTTRQQEQRAESPSSSFSEDDQRSTTRRQQQQSPLSFVDINLSTTFRQNGGIGESHLPCIDSLIEREFFEREKQRLEEGLKRERERCKNMKRKNQEKERKTFSLRSRLYTWWHIGKVDYTTTDIQVISRYLSYLLRCGKKVNLHFVT, encoded by the exons GAAAGGGTGAGAGCTTTTTGTCTTGTGCAGAAAACAAGCCCTCTACCACCAGGCAGCACGTACGAAGGTTTGAGagcccttcctcttcatcttctGAAGACAAGCAGCCTTCTACTCCAAGGCGGAAGCAAGCATGGATAGGTGAGAGCCCTTCGTCTTCCTCTTCTGAAGATGATGAGCCCTCTACCACCAGGCAACGAGTACGAAGGTTTGAGAGCCCTTtctcttcatcctctgaagacAAGCAGCCTTCTACTCCAAGGCGGAAGCAAGCATGGATAGGTGAGAGCCCTTCGTCTTCCTCTTCTGAAGATGAGCCCTCTACCCCCAGGCAGCGAGTACGAAGGTTTGAGAGCCCTTCGTCATCATCTTCTGAAGACGACCAGCGTTCTACCACCAGGCAGCAAGAACGAAAGGATGTGAGCTCTTTGTTCTTCGTAGGCACCAACATGAAGGAGCGCAGGCAAAAGG AAAACACGCCCTCTACCACCAGGCAGCAAGAACAAAGGGCTGAGAGCCCGTCCTCTTCCTTTTCTGAAGATGACCAGCGTTCAACCACCAGGAGGCAGCAACAACAAAGTCCTTTGTCCTTTGTAGACATCAACCTTTCTACCACCTTTAGGCAGAATGGAGGAATTGGTGAGAGCCATTTGCCCTGCATTGACTCATTGATTGAGAGAGAGTTCTTTGAAAGAGAAAAGCAGCGTTTGGAAGAGggtttaaaaagagaaagagagaggtgtAAAAATATGAAGAGAAAGAAccaggagaaggagaggaaaacATTTAGTCTGCGTTCAAGATTGTACACTTGGTGGCACATTGGCAAGGTAGACTACACTACCACGGACATCCAAGTGATCTCTCGGTATCTGAGCTACCTCCTGCGTTGTGGTAAGAAAGTAAACTTACATTTTGTCACATAA